Proteins encoded together in one Cryptosporangium aurantiacum window:
- a CDS encoding STAS domain-containing protein → MNLSVVVSNAGEASNVGVLRLSGELDIATSGTLRQSLDALRNEGRESLVLDLSGVTFCDSTGLGTVATHARWVMSVGGALVVCGLRPDVEAVFAISGLSTVLPTANSLDHAVELAAAGTSPN, encoded by the coding sequence ATGAACTTGTCCGTCGTGGTGAGTAATGCCGGAGAGGCCAGTAACGTCGGCGTTCTCCGGCTCTCCGGGGAACTCGACATTGCCACGTCCGGCACCCTGCGCCAATCCCTCGACGCGTTGCGTAACGAGGGTCGGGAGAGCCTCGTTCTGGACCTGAGTGGCGTGACCTTCTGCGATTCGACCGGCCTCGGCACGGTTGCGACGCACGCCCGGTGGGTGATGAGCGTCGGTGGTGCGCTCGTCGTCTGTGGGCTGCGGCCGGACGTCGAGGCCGTGTTCGCGATCTCCGGCCTGTCCACCGTACTGCCGACGGCGAACTCGCTCGACCACGCGGTCGAACTGGCCGCGGCGGGAACGTCACCCAACTAA
- a CDS encoding PP2C family protein-serine/threonine phosphatase, translated as MTDAESAASAGDQARPQVSGLIPPNEAERLRAVRRYDILDTPPDGAFDRIAALAARIFEVPVATVTIVDEDRIWFKATHGVDVTQIGRDPGLCASAILVDGPTAIEDATLDPVAYNNPLVRGEFGLRYYAAAPITTSDGYNLGTVNVIDRVPRQTGDTELETLGDLASIVVDELELRLSAIREVRLERRRREEVQRSKGQVEEVARTLQQTLLPPRMPQVPGMELSAFYHAAPLQEVGGDFYDVFPLGGRRWAISIGDVSGKGVNAAALTSLARYALRGAAIQTSDPSLVMAALNETIVADQAGQDVPRYCTAVFCVIEQTDSGSAQVRLANGGHPPAVVCRADGSIERLTESGPMLGWLPDSQYPTLETLLGPGDGLLFYTDGITDARRYGQRFGEGRLAAALADRPHNNAKSLVRWVRNLMNEFDPPGYDDVAVISISVEPAPVQERQLTGLWAAGD; from the coding sequence ATGACCGACGCCGAGAGCGCAGCCTCCGCTGGTGACCAGGCCCGCCCCCAGGTGAGCGGCCTGATTCCGCCCAACGAGGCCGAGCGACTGCGGGCGGTCCGTCGATACGACATCCTCGATACGCCCCCCGACGGGGCATTCGACCGCATTGCGGCACTCGCCGCACGCATCTTCGAGGTTCCCGTCGCCACGGTGACGATCGTGGACGAAGACCGGATCTGGTTCAAGGCCACCCATGGCGTCGACGTCACTCAGATAGGCCGTGACCCGGGACTCTGTGCATCTGCAATTCTCGTCGACGGGCCCACCGCGATCGAGGACGCCACGCTCGACCCGGTCGCCTACAACAACCCGTTGGTCCGCGGTGAGTTCGGGCTTCGCTACTACGCGGCCGCGCCGATCACCACCAGCGACGGCTACAACCTCGGCACGGTCAACGTGATCGACCGGGTGCCGCGGCAGACGGGCGACACCGAGTTGGAGACGCTCGGCGACCTCGCGTCGATCGTGGTGGACGAGTTGGAGCTGCGGCTGTCGGCGATCCGTGAGGTGCGGCTGGAACGGCGTCGGCGTGAGGAGGTGCAGCGGTCGAAGGGGCAGGTCGAGGAGGTCGCCCGCACGCTCCAGCAGACGCTGCTGCCGCCGCGGATGCCGCAGGTACCCGGGATGGAGTTGTCGGCGTTCTACCACGCGGCTCCGCTGCAGGAGGTCGGCGGTGACTTCTACGACGTCTTCCCGCTGGGCGGCCGGCGGTGGGCGATCTCGATCGGGGACGTCTCCGGCAAGGGCGTGAACGCCGCAGCGCTGACGTCGCTCGCCCGCTACGCGCTGCGAGGCGCGGCGATCCAGACGTCGGATCCGTCGCTGGTGATGGCCGCGCTGAACGAGACGATCGTCGCCGACCAGGCCGGGCAGGACGTGCCCCGGTACTGCACCGCGGTGTTCTGCGTGATCGAGCAGACCGACAGCGGATCGGCGCAGGTCCGGCTCGCGAACGGCGGGCACCCGCCGGCCGTGGTGTGCCGCGCCGACGGCAGCATCGAGCGGCTCACCGAGTCCGGTCCGATGCTCGGGTGGCTGCCCGACAGCCAGTACCCGACGCTGGAGACGCTGCTCGGGCCCGGCGACGGGTTGCTGTTCTACACCGACGGCATCACCGACGCCCGCCGCTACGGGCAGCGCTTCGGCGAAGGACGGCTGGCCGCCGCGCTCGCGGACCGGCCCCACAACAACGCGAAGTCGCTGGTGCGGTGGGTGCGGAACCTGATGAACGAGTTCGACCCGCCGGGCTACGACGACGTCGCGGTGATCTCGATCAGCGTCGAACCCGCGCCGGTCCAGGAGCGGCAGCTCACGGGCCTGTGGGCAGCGGGCGACTAG
- a CDS encoding SpoIIE family protein phosphatase has product MSSSEPAGSAVVSRRAPLPGDARSPALARALARDVVEECGLASLADEVALLTTELATNAVVHAGTAMQIEVVGDGGSITVRVTDGSRAVLGPSLPPPMLAEGGRGLHLVDSLASEWGVAYGRQGKSVWFRLDADDPVVTRAGSVPTPPPVDEPAEPVEARWGLRREPGVGLGRKIRGRRNATVTAGGVASGGLTIRPATPAPAPAVAESAPTPVPAPKQMRRPVAGRSAAVVPAAEAAGWLTYLTDRVVHELDSTELAQEILYRVCEVTGAAFGILWVDEGSGVKALASVGITEDPIDPPVRLWPDDPPRPRNADLLPPTTALAEAGAGVALSVALPSSPPIRGRLELGMPAGSLFRSTDAVFALLAAERLAVSLDAARLRDTEQTRRGDLAFLADASELLASSLDVDLTLALVAQLCVPRLGEWCVIHTLDDAGDPELVVAVHNDERGVPELEEAFLAPEGAVLRERIRAATVTHAATPLTGPLSGLVLPLTARREVVGTMSIGDPPGRRHTSEEVAIAVDLARRAALSVDNARLYSERDSVAEALQSALLPASLPVAEGLEFAAQYRPAGASNEVGGDFYDVLPLGDDRWLLAIGDVCGKGPQAASVTGMVRDVLRTLAREGRDLPYALAALNRALVEEADLVREGGGPSTGQTVFCTVAAALAERREGGLRVRLCLAGHPLPILVRASGGAEPVGIGGMAAGLADHIEVEESVVDLGPGDTLVFFTDGVTERRRGDLQFGEEGVAEVLARVAGLPAADIAARLRTAATDFGDGPLRDDLAILVLRAAP; this is encoded by the coding sequence ATGAGTTCTTCGGAACCGGCGGGTTCCGCGGTGGTGTCGAGACGGGCACCACTGCCGGGCGACGCCCGGTCTCCGGCACTGGCCCGCGCGCTGGCCCGCGACGTGGTGGAGGAGTGCGGTCTCGCCTCGCTCGCCGACGAGGTGGCGCTGCTCACCACCGAACTCGCGACGAACGCGGTCGTCCACGCCGGAACCGCGATGCAGATCGAGGTCGTCGGCGACGGGGGCAGCATCACGGTCCGGGTCACCGACGGCAGCCGCGCGGTGCTCGGCCCGTCGCTACCGCCGCCGATGCTGGCCGAGGGTGGTCGTGGCCTGCACCTCGTCGATTCGCTCGCGTCCGAGTGGGGCGTCGCCTATGGCAGGCAGGGCAAGTCGGTCTGGTTCCGCCTCGACGCGGACGACCCGGTGGTGACCCGCGCGGGCTCGGTCCCGACGCCGCCGCCGGTGGACGAACCGGCGGAACCGGTCGAGGCCCGCTGGGGCCTGCGCCGCGAACCCGGCGTCGGGCTGGGACGCAAGATCCGCGGACGCCGCAACGCGACGGTCACCGCGGGTGGCGTCGCCTCCGGCGGCCTCACGATCCGGCCCGCGACGCCGGCACCGGCACCCGCGGTCGCCGAATCCGCGCCCACGCCGGTCCCCGCACCGAAGCAGATGCGACGCCCGGTCGCCGGTCGGAGCGCCGCGGTGGTGCCCGCCGCCGAAGCGGCCGGCTGGCTGACGTACCTCACCGACCGCGTCGTGCACGAGCTGGACTCGACCGAGCTGGCCCAGGAGATCCTCTACCGGGTCTGCGAGGTCACCGGCGCGGCGTTCGGCATCCTCTGGGTGGACGAGGGGTCCGGCGTCAAGGCGCTGGCCTCGGTGGGCATCACCGAGGACCCGATCGACCCGCCGGTCCGGCTCTGGCCGGACGATCCGCCGCGCCCGCGCAACGCCGACCTGCTACCGCCGACCACCGCGCTCGCGGAGGCAGGCGCCGGGGTGGCGCTCTCGGTGGCGCTGCCGTCGAGCCCGCCGATCCGGGGCCGCCTGGAGCTGGGCATGCCCGCGGGCAGCCTGTTCCGGTCGACGGACGCCGTGTTCGCACTGTTGGCCGCCGAGCGCCTGGCGGTGAGCCTGGACGCCGCCCGGCTGCGCGACACCGAGCAGACCCGCCGCGGTGACCTCGCGTTCCTCGCCGACGCCAGCGAGCTGCTCGCGTCGTCGCTCGACGTGGACCTGACGCTCGCGCTGGTCGCGCAGCTGTGCGTGCCGCGCCTGGGCGAGTGGTGCGTGATCCACACCCTCGACGACGCCGGCGATCCCGAGCTGGTCGTCGCCGTGCACAACGACGAGCGTGGCGTCCCCGAGTTGGAGGAGGCGTTTCTCGCGCCGGAGGGCGCGGTTCTGCGGGAGCGCATCCGGGCGGCCACCGTCACGCACGCGGCGACGCCGCTGACCGGCCCACTGTCCGGATTGGTGCTTCCGCTCACCGCGCGGCGCGAGGTCGTCGGCACGATGTCGATCGGTGACCCGCCGGGGCGTCGGCACACGTCCGAGGAGGTCGCGATCGCGGTCGACCTGGCGCGGCGGGCCGCGCTGTCGGTCGACAACGCGCGGCTCTACTCCGAGCGCGACTCGGTGGCCGAGGCGCTGCAGAGCGCGTTGCTCCCGGCGTCGCTGCCGGTCGCGGAGGGGCTGGAGTTCGCGGCGCAGTACCGGCCGGCCGGGGCGAGCAACGAGGTCGGTGGTGACTTCTACGACGTCCTGCCGCTGGGCGACGACCGGTGGCTGTTGGCGATCGGGGACGTGTGCGGCAAGGGGCCGCAGGCCGCGTCGGTGACCGGCATGGTGCGGGACGTGCTGCGCACGCTCGCGCGCGAGGGGCGCGACCTGCCGTACGCGCTGGCCGCGCTGAACCGCGCGCTGGTGGAGGAGGCCGACCTGGTGCGGGAAGGCGGCGGGCCATCCACCGGCCAGACGGTGTTCTGCACGGTCGCGGCCGCGCTGGCCGAGCGTCGGGAGGGCGGGCTGCGGGTGCGGCTCTGCCTGGCCGGGCATCCGCTGCCGATCCTGGTCCGCGCGAGCGGGGGAGCGGAGCCGGTCGGCATCGGCGGGATGGCCGCGGGGCTGGCCGATCACATCGAGGTCGAGGAGTCCGTGGTCGACCTCGGGCCGGGGGACACGCTGGTCTTCTTCACCGACGGCGTGACCGAGCGTCGCCGCGGTGACCTGCAGTTCGGCGAGGAGGGGGTGGCCGAGGTGCTGGCCAGGGTCGCCGGCCTGCCGGCCGCCGACATCGCCGCCCGCCTGCGGACCGCCGCCACCGACTTCGGCGACGGTCCCCTGCGCGACGACCTCGCGATTCTCGTGCTCCGCGCGGCGCCCTAG
- a CDS encoding HAMP domain-containing protein translates to MLAERPEILGELTGALDTLRRGDFSARLARRDGPDAEIAEIFNELAGRMEKRNREFERVSRVIGRDGRMAERVDESIGSGDWAAGAQAINSLIDDLARPTTEVARVIDAVARGDLTQKMALEIAGQPLKGEFLRIGTTVNRMVDQLSSFADEVTRVAREVGTEGKLGGQAQVRGVSGVWRELTDNVNSMAGNLTGQVRNIAQVTTAVARGDLTQKITVDARGEILEVKSTVNTMVDQLSSFADEVTRVAREVGTDGKLGGQAHVRGVSGTWKELTENVNQLAGNLTGQVRNIAQVTTAVAKGDLTQKITVDAQGEILELKNTVNTMVDQLSSFADEVTRVAREVGTDGKLGGQAQVRGVSGTWKELTENVNQLAGNLTGQVRNIAQVTTAVAKGDLTQKITVDARGEILELKNTVNTMVDQLSSFADEVTRVAREVGTDGKLGGQAQVRGVSGTWQELTNNVNQLAGNLTSQVRNIAQVTTAVAKGDLTQKITVDAQGEILELKNTVNTMVDQLSSFADEVTRVAREVGTEGRLGGQAQVRGVSGTWRELTDNVNSMAGNLTSQVRNIAQVTTAVAKGDLGQKITVDAQGEILELKNTVNTMVDQLSSFANEVTRVAREVGTEGKLGGQAEVRDVSGTWRDLTQSVNILAGNLTTQVRAIADVATAVTRGDLSQAITVETQGELAELKVNINQMISNLKDTTTKNAEQDWLKSNLARIGAQLQGQRDLRQVCQMIMSEITPVVDAQQGAFFLLEATREGLRLRLASSYGYAPRRGESVLSLGEGLVGQAAVERRSIRVPQTPPGYLTIGSGLGEAPPADLVIVPVLFEERVLGVIELASFKSFSDLHMSFLQQLVDTLGVVLNTIIANARTEELLAQSQRLTQELQAQSMELQRTNAELQEKAALLSEQNRNIEIKNREIEMARLGLEEKAEQLALSSQYKTEFMANMSHELRTPLNSLLVLARLLAENTESNLTGRQIEFARTIHDAGWDLLTLINDILDLSKVEAGKMDVHAGRVALDDVCGYVEQTFRAQSELKGLRFAVDRGPGVPDHLFTDEQRLQQILKNLLSNAVKFTDAGTVTLSIHVGPEDMLFASPTLNAADRVVAFAVNDTGIGVAADKLKLIFDPFQQADGSTSRKYGGTGLGLSISREIARVLGGSITVQSDVGRGSTFTLYLPERYPGEAAEPGSGLERLHDEDHGLFAGSTYSGPLRASLPGPSSIVDAEDIGAAIITQAAGPARPTPPEESVRPPTPAPRQVEPPRPMRGKAGPTVDTAVLAGRTVLIVDDDVRNVFALTSALELHGLTVLYADNGAAGIATLQAHPEVDLVLMDVMMPDMDGNETTAAIRKMPGFSELPILFLTAKAMPGDRDKSLAAGASDYITKPVDLDRLLRLMAGWCTRDAGAPGPAA, encoded by the coding sequence ATGCTTGCTGAACGCCCCGAGATCCTCGGGGAACTGACCGGCGCACTCGACACCCTGCGCCGCGGTGACTTCAGCGCGCGGCTGGCCAGGCGGGACGGCCCGGATGCGGAGATCGCGGAGATCTTCAACGAGCTCGCCGGCCGCATGGAGAAACGCAATCGCGAGTTCGAACGGGTCAGTCGGGTCATCGGACGCGACGGCCGGATGGCCGAGCGGGTCGATGAGTCGATCGGCAGCGGCGACTGGGCCGCGGGCGCGCAGGCGATCAACTCGCTTATCGACGACCTGGCCCGCCCCACCACCGAGGTGGCTCGCGTCATCGACGCGGTGGCCCGCGGTGACCTCACCCAGAAAATGGCGCTGGAGATCGCCGGTCAGCCGCTCAAGGGTGAGTTCCTCCGCATCGGCACCACCGTGAACCGGATGGTGGACCAGCTCTCGTCGTTCGCCGACGAGGTCACCCGAGTCGCCCGCGAAGTGGGCACCGAAGGAAAGCTCGGCGGCCAGGCCCAGGTCCGCGGCGTCTCCGGGGTGTGGCGCGAGCTGACCGACAACGTGAACTCGATGGCCGGGAACCTGACCGGTCAGGTGCGGAACATCGCTCAGGTCACCACCGCCGTCGCCCGTGGTGACCTGACCCAGAAGATCACCGTGGACGCCCGGGGCGAGATCCTCGAGGTGAAGAGCACGGTCAACACGATGGTGGACCAGCTCTCCTCGTTCGCCGACGAGGTGACGCGAGTCGCCCGCGAGGTGGGCACCGACGGAAAGTTGGGCGGCCAGGCGCACGTCCGCGGGGTCTCCGGTACCTGGAAAGAGCTGACCGAGAACGTCAACCAGCTCGCCGGGAACCTCACCGGCCAGGTCCGCAACATCGCCCAGGTCACCACCGCGGTGGCGAAGGGTGACCTGACGCAGAAGATCACGGTCGACGCGCAGGGCGAGATCCTCGAACTCAAGAACACCGTCAACACGATGGTCGACCAGCTCTCGTCCTTCGCCGACGAAGTCACCCGAGTCGCCCGCGAAGTGGGCACCGACGGCAAGCTGGGCGGCCAGGCGCAGGTTCGCGGGGTCTCCGGTACCTGGAAAGAGCTGACCGAGAACGTCAACCAGCTCGCCGGGAACCTCACCGGCCAGGTCCGCAACATCGCCCAGGTCACCACCGCCGTCGCCAAGGGCGACCTCACCCAGAAGATCACCGTCGACGCCCGCGGCGAGATCCTCGAACTCAAGAACACCGTCAACACGATGGTCGACCAGCTCTCCTCGTTCGCCGACGAAGTCACCCGAGTCGCCCGCGAAGTGGGCACCGACGGCAAGCTGGGCGGCCAGGCACAGGTCCGCGGCGTCTCCGGAACCTGGCAGGAACTCACGAACAACGTGAACCAGCTGGCCGGGAACCTGACCAGCCAGGTCCGCAACATCGCCCAGGTCACCACCGCGGTGGCGAAGGGTGACCTGACGCAGAAGATCACCGTCGACGCGCAGGGCGAGATCCTCGAACTCAAGAACACCGTCAACACGATGGTCGACCAGCTCTCGTCCTTCGCCGACGAGGTCACCCGAGTCGCCCGCGAGGTCGGCACCGAGGGCCGGCTCGGCGGCCAGGCCCAGGTCCGCGGCGTCTCGGGCACGTGGCGCGAGCTGACCGACAACGTCAACTCGATGGCGGGCAACCTGACCAGCCAGGTCCGCAACATCGCCCAGGTCACCACCGCGGTCGCGAAGGGTGACCTCGGTCAGAAGATCACGGTCGACGCCCAGGGCGAGATCCTGGAGCTCAAGAACACCGTCAACACGATGGTCGACCAGCTCTCGTCGTTCGCCAACGAGGTCACCCGAGTCGCCCGCGAAGTGGGCACCGAAGGAAAGCTCGGCGGCCAGGCGGAGGTGCGAGACGTCTCCGGCACCTGGCGCGACCTGACCCAGAGCGTGAACATCCTGGCCGGCAACCTCACCACGCAGGTCCGCGCGATCGCGGACGTGGCGACCGCGGTGACCCGGGGCGACCTGTCCCAGGCGATCACCGTCGAGACGCAGGGTGAGCTCGCCGAGCTCAAGGTCAACATCAACCAGATGATCAGCAACCTGAAGGACACGACCACCAAGAACGCCGAGCAGGACTGGCTCAAGTCCAACCTCGCGCGGATCGGTGCTCAGCTCCAGGGGCAGCGCGACCTGCGTCAGGTCTGCCAGATGATCATGAGCGAGATCACCCCGGTGGTGGACGCTCAGCAGGGCGCGTTCTTCCTGCTGGAAGCCACTCGAGAGGGCCTGCGGCTGCGGCTGGCGTCGTCCTACGGGTACGCGCCCCGGCGCGGCGAGTCGGTGCTCTCGCTGGGTGAGGGCCTGGTCGGCCAGGCCGCGGTGGAGCGGCGGTCGATCCGCGTCCCGCAGACGCCGCCGGGTTACCTGACGATCGGCTCCGGCCTCGGTGAGGCGCCGCCCGCCGACCTGGTGATCGTCCCGGTGCTGTTCGAGGAGCGGGTGCTCGGCGTGATCGAGCTGGCCAGCTTCAAGAGCTTCTCCGACCTGCACATGAGCTTCCTGCAGCAGCTGGTCGACACGCTCGGCGTCGTCCTGAACACGATCATCGCGAACGCCCGCACCGAGGAGCTGCTGGCCCAGTCGCAGCGGCTCACCCAGGAGCTGCAGGCGCAGTCGATGGAGCTCCAGCGCACCAACGCCGAACTGCAGGAGAAGGCGGCGCTGCTGAGCGAGCAGAACCGCAACATCGAGATCAAGAACCGCGAGATCGAGATGGCCCGGCTGGGTCTTGAAGAAAAAGCCGAACAACTCGCGCTGTCGTCGCAGTACAAGACCGAGTTCATGGCGAACATGAGCCACGAGCTGCGGACGCCGCTCAACTCGCTGCTCGTGCTGGCCAGACTGCTGGCGGAGAACACCGAGTCGAACCTCACCGGGCGGCAGATCGAGTTCGCCCGGACGATCCACGACGCCGGGTGGGACCTGCTCACGCTGATCAACGACATCCTGGACCTGTCGAAGGTCGAGGCCGGGAAGATGGACGTCCACGCCGGCCGGGTGGCGCTGGACGACGTCTGCGGCTACGTCGAGCAGACGTTCCGCGCCCAGTCCGAGCTGAAGGGCCTGCGGTTCGCGGTGGACCGTGGTCCTGGCGTCCCGGACCACCTGTTCACCGACGAGCAGCGCCTGCAGCAGATCCTCAAGAACCTGCTGTCGAACGCGGTGAAGTTCACCGACGCCGGCACGGTCACGCTCTCGATCCATGTCGGTCCGGAGGACATGCTGTTCGCCAGCCCGACGCTGAACGCGGCCGACCGGGTGGTGGCGTTCGCGGTCAACGACACCGGCATCGGCGTCGCCGCCGACAAGCTCAAGCTGATCTTCGACCCGTTCCAGCAGGCCGACGGCTCGACCAGCCGCAAGTACGGCGGCACCGGCCTCGGACTGTCGATCTCGCGGGAGATCGCGCGGGTGCTCGGCGGGTCGATCACCGTGCAGAGCGACGTCGGGCGCGGCAGCACGTTCACGCTGTACCTGCCGGAGCGGTACCCCGGCGAGGCGGCAGAGCCCGGTAGCGGCTTGGAACGGCTCCACGACGAGGACCACGGGCTGTTCGCCGGGTCGACGTACTCCGGGCCGCTACGGGCGTCGCTCCCGGGCCCGAGCAGCATCGTCGACGCCGAGGACATCGGCGCCGCGATCATCACCCAGGCCGCCGGCCCGGCCCGGCCGACACCGCCGGAGGAATCCGTCCGACCGCCCACACCCGCACCGCGTCAGGTGGAGCCGCCGCGGCCGATGCGCGGCAAGGCCGGCCCGACCGTGGACACCGCGGTGCTCGCCGGACGGACCGTACTGATCGTCGATGACGACGTCCGGAACGTCTTCGCGCTCACGTCGGCGCTGGAGTTGCACGGCCTCACCGTGCTCTACGCCGACAACGGTGCGGCCGGTATCGCGACGTTGCAGGCACACCCGGAGGTAGACCTCGTCCTGATGGACGTCATGATGCCCGACATGGACGGTAACGAGACGACAGCGGCGATCCGGAAGATGCCCGGGTTCAGCGAGCTGCCGATCCTGTTCCTCACCGCGAAGGCGATGCCCGGCGATCGGGACAAGAGCCTCGCGGCGGGTGCCAGCGACTACATCACGAAGCCCGTGGACCTCGACCGCCTCCTCCGGCTGATGGCCGGATGGTGCACGCGTGACGCGGGCGCGCCCGGACCTGCCGCGTGA
- a CDS encoding response regulator, with product MSTERKRAKVLLVDDRPENLLVLEAILQGLDHDLVTAPSGEEALKRLLTDDFAVILLDVQMPGMDGFETAEHIKRRERTRHIPIVFLTAIDRKPHHAFRGYATGAVDYLAKPFDPWVLRAKVSVFIDLWEKNRLLLERTELLQQRVHSTEVATTERTSALDRARLRVQEALARCEATDPETAELLRAALHDLDMI from the coding sequence GTGAGCACTGAACGGAAGCGGGCGAAAGTCCTCCTCGTCGACGACCGCCCCGAGAACCTGCTCGTCCTGGAAGCGATCCTGCAAGGGCTCGACCACGACCTGGTGACCGCGCCGTCCGGTGAGGAGGCGTTGAAGCGCCTGCTCACCGACGACTTCGCGGTGATCCTGCTTGACGTCCAAATGCCCGGAATGGACGGTTTCGAGACCGCCGAGCACATCAAGCGGCGGGAACGGACCCGGCACATCCCGATCGTGTTCCTCACCGCGATCGACCGGAAGCCGCACCACGCGTTCCGCGGGTACGCCACCGGTGCGGTCGACTACCTCGCCAAGCCGTTCGACCCGTGGGTGCTGCGCGCGAAGGTCAGCGTGTTCATCGACCTCTGGGAGAAGAACCGGCTGCTGCTGGAGCGGACCGAGCTGCTCCAGCAGCGGGTGCACTCGACCGAGGTCGCGACCACCGAGCGGACGTCGGCGCTGGACCGGGCTCGGCTGCGGGTGCAGGAGGCGCTGGCGCGCTGCGAGGCGACCGACCCGGAAACGGCCGAACTCCTCCGTGCGGCTCTGCACGACCTCGACATGATCTGA
- a CDS encoding copper resistance CopC/CopD family protein yields MPKVQRAGLRRLSRRTLVVGLLALLALGFGASPAQAHATLEGTDPPRGSIVDTAPSVVTMNFSERVVPVDGRIKVVAPDGKNVAEGEPTTVNNGARLRIPLKKDLGDGTYLVSYRVISADGHPISGGYTFSIRVPSALGAKAGDLSAGAESASVDSGVRAVQSVSRYAAYAGVALLAGPLVILLGLWPRRLATSGPRRLAWTGWGLLVGGTIGTLVLQQPYADGGTLADISVSGIGGTLDETVGRALLARLGLLVAAIPVLIRVLRPAASADGDDPGWAGPVDRALVGVLGVAVLVTFPFAGHAGQSPAPLISVPAITLHVGAMAVWLGGLAVLARYLLPRARYRELEVILPVWSRWAFWAIGALVFSGLIETFLEIGGFGGLDRLVNTVYGQLVLTKVIWLGAIMVVAANARAWIRRRFGMPVAYALAAEEPSKAPATKAAKAKAKAPEAKAAKAPETKAAKAPETKAAKAAKAPATKAGKKRAPEPETADFSAAGRAADEIRRLRTRVSIEVLLGAVVLALATALVQVAPARSADDAAEAAANLPYSAQVNAGPNVLQIDLSPARIGTNELHLTAFDQNGLPVKVEEWGGSAELPSGNVSTDVVALPLTENHAVGQVDLPLVGDWKFTFTLRTSDIDQYSVTRTITIR; encoded by the coding sequence GTGCCGAAGGTCCAGCGGGCCGGTCTGCGACGGCTCAGCAGGCGGACGCTCGTCGTCGGGTTGCTCGCGCTGCTGGCACTCGGCTTCGGGGCGTCCCCGGCACAGGCCCACGCGACGCTGGAGGGCACCGACCCGCCGCGCGGATCGATCGTCGACACCGCGCCGAGCGTCGTCACGATGAACTTCAGCGAGCGCGTCGTGCCGGTCGACGGGCGGATCAAGGTCGTCGCCCCGGACGGCAAGAACGTCGCCGAGGGCGAGCCCACCACGGTCAACAACGGCGCCCGGCTGCGCATCCCGCTGAAGAAGGACCTGGGTGACGGCACGTACCTGGTCAGCTACCGGGTGATCTCCGCCGACGGGCACCCGATCTCCGGCGGTTACACGTTCAGCATCCGGGTGCCGTCGGCGCTCGGCGCCAAGGCTGGCGACCTCAGCGCAGGCGCCGAGTCGGCCTCGGTCGACAGCGGCGTCCGCGCGGTGCAGTCGGTCAGCCGCTACGCCGCGTACGCGGGCGTCGCGTTGCTCGCCGGTCCGCTGGTGATCCTGCTCGGGCTCTGGCCACGACGCCTGGCGACGTCGGGACCGCGACGCCTGGCCTGGACCGGGTGGGGGCTGCTCGTCGGCGGCACCATCGGCACGCTCGTCCTGCAGCAGCCCTACGCGGACGGCGGCACGCTCGCCGACATCTCGGTCAGCGGTATCGGCGGAACGCTCGACGAGACGGTGGGGCGTGCGCTGCTGGCCCGGCTCGGGTTGCTGGTGGCGGCGATCCCGGTGCTGATCCGGGTGTTGCGCCCGGCGGCGTCCGCGGACGGGGACGACCCCGGCTGGGCGGGACCGGTCGACCGGGCGCTGGTCGGAGTGCTCGGCGTCGCGGTGCTGGTCACGTTCCCGTTCGCCGGGCACGCGGGCCAGTCGCCCGCGCCGCTGATCTCGGTTCCGGCGATCACGCTGCACGTCGGCGCGATGGCGGTGTGGCTCGGCGGGCTCGCGGTGCTGGCCCGGTACCTGTTGCCGCGGGCGCGGTACCGGGAACTCGAGGTGATCCTGCCGGTCTGGTCGCGCTGGGCGTTCTGGGCGATCGGTGCGCTGGTGTTCAGCGGCTTGATCGAGACGTTCCTGGAGATCGGCGGATTCGGGGGCCTCGACCGGCTGGTCAACACCGTCTACGGCCAACTCGTGCTGACGAAGGTGATCTGGCTGGGCGCGATCATGGTGGTCGCGGCGAACGCGCGGGCATGGATCCGCCGCCGCTTCGGCATGCCGGTCGCGTACGCCTTGGCCGCGGAGGAGCCCAGCAAGGCCCCCGCCACCAAGGCGGCCAAGGCCAAGGCCAAGGCCCCCGAGGCCAAGGCAGCCAAGGCCCCCGAGACCAAGGCAGCCAAGGCCCCCGAGACCAAGGCGGCCAAGGCGGCCAAGGCCCCCGCGACCAAGGCGGGCAAGAAGCGCGCGCCTGAGCCGGAGACCGCGGACTTCTCGGCGGCGGGTCGCGCCGCCGACGAGATCCGCCGGCTGCGGACGCGAGTCAGCATCGAGGTGCTGCTCGGCGCCGTGGTCCTCGCGCTGGCCACCGCACTGGTGCAGGTCGCGCCGGCCCGCAGCGCCGACGACGCCGCCGAGGCCGCGGCCAACCTGCCGTACAGCGCCCAGGTGAACGCCGGCCCGAACGTGCTGCAGATCGACCTGAGCCCGGCCCGGATCGGGACGAACGAGCTGCACCTCACGGCGTTCGACCAGAACGGCCTGCCGGTCAAGGTCGAGGAGTGGGGCGGCTCGGCGGAGCTGCCCAGCGGCAACGTCTCCACCGACGTCGTCGCGCTGCCGCTCACCGAGAACCACGCGGTGGGTCAGGTGGACCTGCCGCTGGTCGGCGACTGGAAGTTCACGTTCACGCTACGGACGTCCGACATCGACCAGTACAGCGTCACCCGCACGATCACGATCCGCTGA